GGGTCTTCAAGCCAAAGAAGATTGGCATAATCTGTGAACATTGTGGTTATAAAGGACATTTGAAAGAAATTTTTTACAAGATCATCGGATATCCATCAGATTTTAAAAGCAAGAAGAAGTTTCCAAGTGGAGGAACTAGACCTTATGTAAATGCTGCAAGTACTGAAGAAGCAACAGGGTCTGGAAATCCATTTCAGACTCATGTGCTAACAAAAGAACAATACAAACAGCTGGTAGGCCTCTTGAACAAACCAACAATAGGAGATTTCTCATCAAATATGGCAGGTATAGCCTCTCGACTTTGCAGTCCATCAATAGAAGAATGGATAGTAGATTCAGGAGTCATACATCACATTACTCATAATAAGGAAGTATTAAGCAATGTTAGAAGCATGAAAGGACAAGAACATAGTGGTGTGCAATTACCAACAGGGGTTAGAGCAGAGATAAAACATGCAGGAAATTCAATGGTCCTAGGAAACAAAAATGTGGAAAATGTTCTACATGTACCTGGCTTTAAATTTAATTTATTGTTAGTGTCAAAACTTACCAAGGAACTGAGATGTTCATTCAACTTTTACCCTAATTTCTGCTTGTTTTAGGAGCTTTATAGTGGCAAGGTACTGGGGATTAGTAAAGAATCAGAAGGCTTATACTTGCTAAGGGGGAGAGCAGCAGTATTGGCAGGAACAACCTTGAAAAAGAAGTCAGATAGCATAGTATGGCACCACAGACTAGGGCATGCCTCTTTGAAGACTATACAACATGTGTCTACAGTGCAGAATAAAGTCAGTAACACTGACATTGAGGACTGTGACATATGTCCCTTAGCTAAACAATGCAGACTTCAGTTTCTTATTAGTAATACAAAGTCCACTAGCATTTTTCAGCTTGTGCACTTAGATGTTTGGGGGCCTTAAAAAGTGCCCACATATGATAAAAATAGTATTTTGCTATTATTTTAGCAGGTATATATGGGTATGTTTGATGAATTCTAAGTGTGAAGTTGTGGTTGTACTAAAGAATTTCATCTCAATAGTAAGGTTTGTTGTATCTGTGAAATGTTTGAGGTCTGATAATGGTAGTGAATTCTTTAATTCTAAATGCAATGAATTGTTTGCCTTACTTGGGATTGTGCATCAGAGTAGTTGCCCTTATTTGCTTCACTTAGGATTGTCTATAAGAGTAGTTGCCCTTATactccacaacagaatggagttgTGGAGAGAAAACATAGACATATCCTTGAAATGGCCAGGACTTTAAAATTTTAAAGTGGAGTGCCTATTAGATTTTGGAGTAAATGTGTAAGGACTGCAATATATTTGATAAATAGGCTACCAACTCCTGTGTTAGAAGGAAAAACTCCATATGAGCTGCTTTACAACAAGAAAGCCAGTGTAGACCATCTGAAGGTGTTTGGTTGTTGGGGGTATGCAAGTAGCTTGCCAATGGGAGATAAGTTTGCTCCTAGAGAAAAAGAACTGTCTTCCTTGGTTATTTTGACACTCAAAAGAGATATAGGCTCTATGACTTGGAAAATAGAACTTTCTTTGTTAGTAGAGATGTTATTTTTAAAGAATACATTTTTTCATTCAAAAACCTTTCAGGTACTGAGGAAGACATGTTTACCCACATCACAGTTGAGAATCAGTCAATCTTGCAGGGTACAACCCTTGCTCAAAATCCAGTCTCATTACAACAGGATTTGCCACCAGTTGATCTTCTCATTCTTAAGACAGATCATGTTACCATGCATCTTCCAGTTGACAATTCAACCACTGATGATAATGGCATTCAAGGGGAGTTATATGAAACAGTTCCATCAGGCTCAACTTTTGAGTTAATAGACATTGAGAATGTAGACCAATCCACACCAGCAACTTCTGAGCCTCATGCCATACAATCTGCAGATCCTTCATCCATAATTGTGAGACCACAAAGAACTCATGCACCTCCAATTTGGATGAAAGACTATGTCACTGCTACTAATTCTTCCAAAGGTAGTAAGTATCCCATATCCTCTTATGTTGCCTACTCTCATCTATCACCAAACTACCAATCATATCTAGGTGCTTTCTCCACTTTGACTAAACCAAAGACCTTCAAAGAAGCAGCTCAACAAAAGAAATGGGTAGAGGCAATTCATCAAGAGATTCAGGCTCTTGAATCCAACTCTACCTGGGCAGTAGTTGATTTGTGTTACGGCCCCTAAATCGagccggtcgtgatggcgcctatcgtgaaactaggccagccaaatCATTTCCAAATAATCCATATTTCGTTGAAAACTTAAGTAAAAACATGTTTTCAACTGAATTCCGATAAATGATATAAAGTAAaatcaaaacaaagcaaaaatatACAAGCccaacctcgggtgtcactaagtcatgagcaaaatactacacCTGTTCGAAATAAAACAAGACTAGCATAGTCAGAGAATAGCCAACAAACACACtaagaggaagataaggaaggagaaaggcgggACTGCGATCGCCAGACttctacctcgctatctccaagGAAAATCCACAACTGAAATGATCAGCAACCGCTACCGTggcccgagatacctggatctgcacacaaagtacatggggtaacatgagtacaccaactcagtaagtaacaagtccaaattATGGACTcacaggtagtgacgaaccaaacctcaacaggtaatataattgaactgtacagaaaagtagacatgcttgcagttTAAGTAAAAACCCAACAGTAAATAAATACAATCTGAACAGTACGGAGTATAAAGCTCAGAAaatctctatgtaccaatgcacaAACAACATGATCAATGTTCTGTGTACCTCTTCTCACATgttctcaaccactcggtactatatatggccaTCCGGATCAGGGAAATCCATCTCGGAATACACATCACTGACCGCAGTCATCCaataccgaggaaggccattccagccttatggagaagatccatctacaggtataaatacttcggataaaatccatgtccagggaagatccatccctcaatatcatcaactgcgctcactgggggtgtgttacagactccggaggggcttctacaACCCAaacgctatcataatcatcaacataaccgttgtagcatgcagcccgatcccataactgtcactcacaatcaggctctcggccttactcagtcatcactctctagtCTCGCCCACaagggctcacaatgtcatgatactagcccgaacaatgatatgatgtgccaaataacaaAAATCGAGACCGAGGCATGGTATAAAATGtatgaacaggactgagtacaaaatatcaatgaaactaatgatattacagcaagaaacaacctctcgggtctcaacagtatcggcaTGAAGCTTTAATATGacaattagcatgatttacaactcattaacttaatcacataatcacaACATAGATATTAGCAAGAAAGATTCattaagcggtgccatggaatgatcaaGGCCgcgattctcacggtgcacgcccacacgcctatcacttggcatttgcgtcaacTCAATAGTAATCATGGAACACAtagtttggggtttcgaaccctcagaactaagtttggaagcgttacttacctcaaattaAGCCAAACTTTATcccgcgacgcccttgcctctcgattcggcctctaaatgacccaaatctaacTAAAACCAATATATTATCATTAATACATGCTAAAGAAACAAAGACCAAGCAAAAGTAATTAAATTACCTCAAAAATCCTAAAactggccaaacccgacccccgggcccacgtctcagaatccgtaAAATCATAAAACTAGAAAGTCATTCACTtatgagtctacccatatcaaattcaccaaaatccgacatcaaatggtcctccaaatccctaaAATTCACTCTCCAAACTTTCTTCCAtcttttcccaattttcaccctaaattcccaaattaaatgataaaaatcaagacataatcatggaatttaacccaaacaaagtgaagaacacttactccATTCACTCCTATGAAAATCCCCTCTAAATTTGCTTTCTCCTGAGCTCTCtaatgagtttttgaaaatatgaactaaaccctcatttttgaatttaaagattctGCCTAGAcacttccttcttcgcgaacgcgaacgccctctcgcgttcgcgtaagccAACTCAGACTGCCTCTTCGCtttgctcttcgcgaacgtgaccaCTGCTTCGCGAACATGATGCTTAACCAACTCataccttcacgaacgcgacccTCACCTCGCGAACACGTAGACCAAGGACCTAGGGTCCCCAACTGActcactcctcttcgcgaacgcgactccACTCCCGCGTCCGCGATGCACCATGATATTTTTGGTGGCTCCCATTTTACCcagatatttttttgtttttgggttCTTTATCCAACATGATTGTAACATATTCAGTGACCTTAGCTATAATACATTTTGaatttgccttttcttttttattattgaAGAGATTATTGTTCCAAATCTATGAAAAATTGTGGGTCATGATTTCCTGTCTTTGATGTTGGCAAAAATCCAAGAGTGAGTAGGTAGATTTTGTGGAATAGATTCCATTTGATGTGGCTCCCCCCAGATCATTCTATCTTCCTTAATTGGGTTGGATGGAATGAAAGTGTTATAGATGGAATTTTGGATATTTTGGGGGATGGTGAGAGATAGAGTAGAGAGATCCCAAGTTCCATAATGATGAGCAGAGATAACTATTTTGGTCATGTCTTCTCTTGTCAGGGAACCTTGTATAAGGGACCTTATAGCTGGGAGGTTGTTTATCCAAGGATCATTGAAAAAACTAACTCTGTTTCCTGAATGCACTACCCATCTTTTTGCTTTCATGCATGTTTCCCATCCTTTTAGGATGCATTTCCAGGTGTGAGACTTGGCTTTTTTTTGGAGGGATCCGCCAATTGCAGTGTTTTGCAATAAGAGTTTTTGCCTATAGGGTTGAGGGATTTTGGTATAGCCTCCAGGCAAGACCTGAGTGTTGGGCTTTGTTTTTCAATTCAGCTTTCTAGATTCCCTGCCCCCTTATCCTTAGGCATAGTGACTGTATCCTATGAGACCAGGTGCATCTTTCTTTTGGTGGCAGTAGTGCCCCAGATAAAATTCCTCTGAACTTTGTCAATTTCTTTGGTCCTTTTTGCTGGCAATTTGATGTATTGCATTACATGATTTGGGATTGAGTTCAGAGATGCTTTTGCCAATGCGATTCTCCTAGTCATGTTAAGCATGCTTGTTTTTCACCCAGCCATTTTTGAGGGGAGATTGTcaataatgatttgaaaatcaCTATGAGTGGGTCTTTTGTGGAAGATTGGGAACCCCAGGTATTTTCTAAAGTTTGTTGAAGCTTTTATGGAAAGGGTGTTTGAGATGAGCTCCATTTGTTGAGGTTGGCAGTTTGCACTGAAATAGACTTTTGACTTAGTAAGGTTGATCTTTTGCCCAGATGccaagttgaaagaattgaatcTATTCATGATTGTGTTGCAACTTACTTGGTTAGCTGTTGCAAAAAGAGTTAGATCATCAGCAAAGAATAGGTAATATATC
This sequence is a window from Nicotiana sylvestris chromosome 3, ASM39365v2, whole genome shotgun sequence. Protein-coding genes within it:
- the LOC104210524 gene encoding uncharacterized protein, translated to MREMQCNRVIAGLEALLQLIRDCYNSLMGLNETYSNVRSNLLLRRLVVTINEAYAIVTQEESQRSLGVTDTNKDPLIMMAGRGRVFKPKKIGIICEHCGYKGHLKEIFYKIIGYPSDFKSKKKFPSGGTRPYVNAASTEEATGSGNPFQTHVLTKEQYKQLVGLLNKPTIGDFSSNMAGIASRLCSPSIEEWIVDSGVIHHITHNKEVLSNVRSMKGQEHSGVQLPTGVRAEIKHAGNSMVLGNKNVENVLHELYSGKVLGISKESEGLYLLRGRAAVLAGTTLKKKSDSIVWHHRLGHASLKTIQHVSTVQNKVSNTDIEDCTEEDMFTHITVENQSILQGTTLAQNPVSLQQDLPPVDLLILKTDHVTMHLPVDNSTTDDNGIQGELYETVPSGSTFELIDIENVDQSTPATSEPHAIQSADPSSIIVRPQRTHAPPIWMKDYVTATNSSKGSKYPISSYVAYSHLSPNYQSYLGAFSTLTKPKTFKEAAQQKKWVEAIHQEIQALESNSTWAVVDLCYGP